Genomic window (Drosophila sulfurigaster albostrigata strain 15112-1811.04 chromosome 2R, ASM2355843v2, whole genome shotgun sequence):
TTTGCCCGACAGCAGACGGGTGATTTCATCTGGACACCTTATTGGCGCTCTGCCAAGGGTCAGGGCAAATTACTGACCCACAACATGCCATTTGACATCTATTCGATTAAGGGTTCCTGTGGTCCACATCCCTCCATATGCctcaattttgattttcgcAAAATTCCGGGCGAGTACACGGAATACTCGCTGAAGGCGCAATACATCACCGACGACAATGTGGAGGAGAAagcacagctgctgctggagcaATATGGACGAACCGCCTCCTTATTTCCACACAATGTGGCGCTGATACCCATCGGCGATGATTTCCGCTACAACAAGGAGCGAGAGGTGGATCAGCAGTATCATAACTACAAGAAGCTCATTAGTCACATCATGGCCAACAAGCGATTGTATAATGTGGACATTAAGTTTGGCACGCCCACCGATTACTTTCAGGCAATAAAGCAACGCATGGGCGACAAACCATTCCCCAGCTTCAAGGGTGATTTCTTTGTCTACTCGGACATCTTCTCCGAAGGCAGGCCCGCCTACTGGTCTGGCTATTTCAGCACACGCCCCTTCTACAAGTTGCTCAGCTCCGAGTTGGAGCACAATTTACGCGCTGCTGAGATAATCTTCACCATTGCCTACAATACAGCGCGTCAAGAGCGACACGAGGATTCCATCAAGATCTACGAGAAAAACTATGAGCAGATCACACATGCCAGACGCAATCTCGGCCTGTTCCAGCACCATGACGCCATCACAGGCACCTCGAAGGCAGCAGTGATGCGAGACTACGCCATGCGACTGTTCGACAGCACCCAGAACATGATTCGCATGCAGGAGGCGTGCAtagagttgctgctgcagaatGCCAGCTCGCATAATCATGGATTTTTGCTCAACGAATACGAACGCGACAATTTCAGCAAGTTGCCACGCAAGATGCCCTTGCAGTTGGTCAGTCCAGGAGCAATAGGAAGCGATGAAGCCACTACCACAACATCGGGAGGTGCAGCCGCTGCGCCAGCCAAAAATGCCGAAGCCAGCTTCGTGGTTTACAACTCGCTCGCCCAGAAGCGCATTGAGATTGTTGCGGTGCGTGTGCAGCATCCAAATGTGCGCATCTTCAACGACCAGGGCGTGGAGCTGAAGCACATTCAAATCAATCCTGTGTGGAACATTACGGACATCTATGAGCAGGCATACAATGACATGCTTAACGCTGGCGCAGCAAACGCAGGTCGCATTCGCACCTCCAGGCGGCAATATGAAGTGCTGTTTGTGGCCGAGCTGGAGCCGTTGTCTTTGACCACGTATCGCGTGCAAGTGGATGAGTTCAACTACAAGCGAAATATTGCCACGGTTTATTGCGACGACTGCACTGACAAACCGGACCCGGGATCATCTACAGCCACACCAGGAGGGTCAAACGTTAATGTCTTCGAAGCACGCGCCAAGCCAGCTGGTAAGAAAATCTCTATTTATCCCCATTTGAAGTGATTTAATTGACTTATTCCCTCTACTTTGCAGGCGACATTCAGCTGGAGAATCCCAGCATGCGTTTGCTGTTCGATGAGAAGACCGGTTTCCTCAAGACCATCACCCGAAagaacaaacagcaacagctgctgcaaccTATGCAATGCGCCATCAAATTTGCAGCCTATCGAAGTGCGCAGTTCCATTCGGGCGCATATTTGTTTAAGACAGACCCAGAGCAAAGCGAGGCCGAGAAGGATGTGTTGGAGCAGTACGAGGATGTGCGCATTATCATCACCTCGGGGCCAATTGCTAGCGATGTGACTGTCATCTATGGGCCCTTCATGGCGCACACTGTGCGCATTTTCAATACACGAACCCATTTAGATGCAGCGATTTACATTGAGAACGATATTGACTTTGAGCCGCCACCAAAGAATCGAGAAACTGAGCTGTTTATGCGACTCGTGACGAACATTGACAACATTGCACCAGCGCCATTGCAACGCGATCCGCTTAAGGAGCCGGCAGAGCCCAGCAGCATGCCCGAACTGCCCGTATTCTATAGCGATCAGAATGGGTTCCAGTATCACGAGTAAGTTTACAATGCGATACACTCTTTagtgaatattaaaataatgttttaccAAACAGACGCATCAAGGTGCCAGCCATTGGCATTGAGGGCAACTATTTCCCCATCACTTCCGGCGCTTTTCTCCAGGATACCCACCAGCGTCTGACGCTGCTGAGCACACACGCTCAGGGTGCTGCAAGCTATGAGCCAGGTCAACTGGAGGTAATGCTCGACCGTCGCACGCTGTATGATGATTATCGGGGCATGGGAGAAGGCGTTGTCGACAGTCGCCTCACGCGTCACAAATTCTGGCTACTTGTCGAGGATATGCCATCGGGTCATCATGTGGACAAGCCGCCCAGCTACAAAGTGTTAAGCTTGCAGGCCCAACAGTTGGCAAACGCGTTGCGCTACCCGCCGAATCTCTACTTTTTGAGTAACTTTGAGCAACCACAGCCGGCGCTGCATACGTTGGTGCGTCTACTGCCACATGGAGCGCTGCCATGCGATGTGCATTTGACCACATTGCGCACACTCTCCGACGCTCAACTCCAGATGTTTCCGTCCGCATCGGCGTTGTTGGTGCTGCACCGACAGGGCTTCGACTGCAGCGTCAGCTCACAGCAGGTGGACATGACTAGCGTGTGCCCACAAATGGGCAATGGTCTTGGCTCAGTTCGCTTTGGGGATTTGCGACTAAATTCCATCGAATCCACCAGCCTGACAGGCATGTCGCAGCATAAACCACACCTATTGCGTTCACTGGCACAGATCACTCTGGAACCCATGGAGTTACGAACATATAATCTCACTTTCCAAGGGGAGCTGTAAAACCCACCAGTTAGAtaaccaaccaacaaccagACAGCAAGTATAGCGTTTCTGTTCTCAATGTATCTCATTCGAATCTAGATcctaagtaaatatttatgttcttTATTTGATGTTTAGTTAGGCTTAGGTTTACATTTAAAGGACGGACAAGTGCATATTATTTAGCTTTATTTACACAGCTCTCTCCGTGTCTCGCATTCTAGCTCACATTTTGAAGTACAAAGCCCAATAGCATAGATAAATATTCATACTGACCACAATTACCTAAATATGCGAAGGATTATAGACATTTCAACTGCCCATTAGCATTCCGTTTCGTAACTTTTCTCTCTTCAATATTCTTTCACTGTCTGCACTGTCCACATTTCGTGCAATATGTTTTATAATCGAATTCCTTAATTTACGTGTACATTATAGTCTAAATTGCTAACTTGAAATCAATAGCAGAATCATAGCaggcaattaaatatatgataGTTATCTTTGCCTGTTCGAGTTTGACGGTAGCTCAATGTATAGAGCTTAAAAGTTATTAGAGACTTGATTTCACAAGTACATAACATAGTATAAAGACATATAGCCGCAAATATTTAGCCAGCAAATTagacaatttttgtttgttttttagcaATAAacgttatttttgttgccttctatttaatttgattagaCTGAttagcttaaaatatttgcaaaatgcttCTGCTTATTTAGCAAAAATTTTTGGTGgtatcaacatcatcatcatcatcatgatcacATCACGACTAGAATCTCAATTACAAATCAAAACATAGACATCTTTATTCATAAATCTCTCGAAcataatttaagatttttaatcGACGATGGATAGCAAAAAGTTAAgccaaatattgaaatacatttatacttgacaaatataaataaatatttacatttatatatacatacatactagttacataaacataaatcttAAGGCGCCTGAACGCTCGTTTTGTAAATACATCTAAATGGCACGGTAAAAGATAGCTCTAAAACAATCTAAACTAATCCACATAGGCTAAGCCACAACTAGAGTAGTGTTGTACTTGTACTGCAAACTAAATGAACCTTTGAGacatacttacacacataaatacagAAACGATGCATAGTTACTACATAAGAAAAATTTGAAGCCTCACATGTACCGCAAACAAGAAGCATTCAATCCAAGCGAATACAAAAACGAATTGAAAGcgacaaaaatttaaaaacagaGATATGACAAGAAAAGACatttaatgaatttgatttaaaactAAGTATaactatgtatttatatttgataataCGAATATATGGAAAATTAGCATGATAAATTCAATGTAATTTTATGAATACAAATGAATAAAGTATTAATTGAAACCAACCACAGTATTTCCACTGCATaaacccaaaaaaatgttttcttaatacaatacaatttagTACATATGAATTTCAGAgcgctcaaaagtatgcaacaaaatatgaaCGAGCGGCTTAGTTCAACTAATTGCCGCTAGATGGTGTTAATGAGCACCCGGAGTTGGTCTGAATACAAAGATTATTCATAATACTTCATTAACTAGAAAGATGAAAGAccttaaattttttaaaagagagaaacattttacaatgatcgaatattttaaagtatgttaattattttctttaagaaTGAGTGTATGATTATCActgtattattttctttaagaaTGAGTGTATGATTATTAATAGATGAGGCTTTACCCAGGTATTTAAACTCAAGTATTTTGACTGTCAATGATGTTCTTGGCAGTATTCAGGCGCAACCGAATCGcgcaaaaaaagtaaagtaaatttacttaTGCTGTCTGTTCGAGCGGACAATTAGCAAATACTTACCTAGTGACTATCCAATTAAATATGGAACTGTTGAGGGACAAGTCTGACTAGAAAGCACTGTAGAACTTAACAAAAGTAAATGCATTActtttacaacaaatatttgccagtCAATTTGCTTAGTCGGGCACAACTTCATAAATGTCTACGCCCTTCTTGAGTAAATAGCCGCCCATGTTTGCAATCTCCACCAACTTTGCAATGCCGGTCATGATGCCAGCTCGCGTTCCAATCTCTTTAAGCTCATCATAGTCGAAGATGCGTCGTCCCAAAGCTGCCGACCGCATTTGCATCATTTTCACAAAATTTTGCAGCTGCGAGCCCTTGCTGGAGCTGCTCGGTGCATTTCCCTGCCCATCTCCAAGTCGTGTTTGGGTTATGCTTTCGGTGACCACAGCAATCACATCACGCACGTGCACCGGCATCACAACGCTGGAAAAATCTAGACGAGCACGTGCCTCTGACAGGTTGATCAAGCCTAGAAGTTGCCTGAAAAAAGATTGTCCAAATATGTGAAcgataaaaattaatatgcgCATGGGTCAATCAAGTTCGTcgcctaagtctttcgttttaGTCTTATTTTGCTTCTTATTGTATTTCGCATAGACATtatgattatatttaattatgttcTACCCATTCTGTTATTTTCCATTATACTATAGCCTCAAGCAGACGTCaaggaaaataataaacaacacaCGTGCGACAGCTGTGCAAAATTTTGAGAACTTGATTCAAAATTTAGCAACATATTTGGGTGCAGAACATTTTTGGGGCATTTCAATTACAGCTCACCAAAAATAGTCATAATGGGCTAAGCATAAGGGCTAAAAACCTGACCTGCCGTTTGCTACGGCTCACTTCACAGTAAATATAATGCCCAATTTATCAACTGCATGTGGGCGCATCGAACATGTTCCAACGCATTTTATCGGAAGAGTTTTGAAACGTCGTTAATAACGAGAGGGCTGTCGACTGGTTAGCTAAATAGTTGACTGTCCCAGCCACGAACCTGAACTCTGATACGATCCCAACGCAACACGACGCAACGCTGAAACGGGCCAAGTCACACAACATCATTACACACACGCACcatcatttcatttccattttttcccaatttgtattttcattctCGGCCCGCACGTTGGCGCGcacggttcggttcggtttagTTTTGGCTATTGGCTTGGTTCAATCGGAGTTTCCATCGCGTTGTATGGAAAAGTGCATTGAAAGCAAGCAAGCGATCGGAAGCATAGCGCAATTTCCTAACATTGGCATTGAAGCGGCTTTTATTTAATGCTCAGGTTTCGTTGATGAAATTTTAGTTGCCCATCAGCGAGATTTAGTGGCGCAAGTGCAAGAGTTtctcaaaataaaactaaaacaaaaaacgacaaaaaagtGCATCACATTAAGTGGAGAGTGCTTAGCAATAAAAATCAGAGGCATTAAGATGCAGTTAATTGTGTTGCAGCTCCAGGGTGTCATTGCTTTAAGCTTATTCCTGACCTTCAGTCGGGGATTCGAAATGAACAGTAAGTAATCAATTTTAGTT
Coding sequences:
- the LOC133836319 gene encoding alpha-mannosidase 2, coding for MSFKLLRRGSARCIGLLSAFVTILLCLYYISIGQPNPTHIPDANTVGLPVSLSRVQSPPAAALNAFSVVNSNTAAQQHRQPQSIAKEAAQQTTVAKHGKLKAEDEQEVPRNVNWGDKCYMLLQSETNITSAEEHSRFDFQPEWMRSKEYWDRGFEERYEAQKKDKQRPPLKVIVVPHSHNDPGWLKTFFDYFQTDSRQILNLLVTKMQQYKDMTFIWSEISFLQLWWDQAHPTKQRAFKHLVNTGRIEITTGGWVMTDEANVHIYPMLDQLIEGHQWLKNNLNVTPKVGWSIDPFGHGSTVPYLLSGAQFEGTIIQRIHYAWKEWFARQQTGDFIWTPYWRSAKGQGKLLTHNMPFDIYSIKGSCGPHPSICLNFDFRKIPGEYTEYSLKAQYITDDNVEEKAQLLLEQYGRTASLFPHNVALIPIGDDFRYNKEREVDQQYHNYKKLISHIMANKRLYNVDIKFGTPTDYFQAIKQRMGDKPFPSFKGDFFVYSDIFSEGRPAYWSGYFSTRPFYKLLSSELEHNLRAAEIIFTIAYNTARQERHEDSIKIYEKNYEQITHARRNLGLFQHHDAITGTSKAAVMRDYAMRLFDSTQNMIRMQEACIELLLQNASSHNHGFLLNEYERDNFSKLPRKMPLQLVSPGAIGSDEATTTTSGGAAAAPAKNAEASFVVYNSLAQKRIEIVAVRVQHPNVRIFNDQGVELKHIQINPVWNITDIYEQAYNDMLNAGAANAGRIRTSRRQYEVLFVAELEPLSLTTYRVQVDEFNYKRNIATVYCDDCTDKPDPGSSTATPGGSNVNVFEARAKPAGDIQLENPSMRLLFDEKTGFLKTITRKNKQQQLLQPMQCAIKFAAYRSAQFHSGAYLFKTDPEQSEAEKDVLEQYEDVRIIITSGPIASDVTVIYGPFMAHTVRIFNTRTHLDAAIYIENDIDFEPPPKNRETELFMRLVTNIDNIAPAPLQRDPLKEPAEPSSMPELPVFYSDQNGFQYHERIKVPAIGIEGNYFPITSGAFLQDTHQRLTLLSTHAQGAASYEPGQLEVMLDRRTLYDDYRGMGEGVVDSRLTRHKFWLLVEDMPSGHHVDKPPSYKVLSLQAQQLANALRYPPNLYFLSNFEQPQPALHTLVRLLPHGALPCDVHLTTLRTLSDAQLQMFPSASALLVLHRQGFDCSVSSQQVDMTSVCPQMGNGLGSVRFGDLRLNSIESTSLTGMSQHKPHLLRSLAQITLEPMELRTYNLTFQGEL